From Shewanella psychrophila, a single genomic window includes:
- a CDS encoding peroxiredoxin C produces the protein MSVLVGRPAPDFTAAAVLGNGEIVDSFNLAEAIKGKPTVVFFYPLDFTFVCPSELIAFDHRIEEFKKRGVEVIGVSIDSQFTHNAWRNTPVAEGGIGPVQYTLVADVKHEICKAYDVEHPEAGVAFRGSFLIDKEGMVRHQVVNDLPLGRNVDEMLRMIDALQFHEEHGDVCPAGWEKGDKGMDASPEGVASYLTDNADSL, from the coding sequence ATGAGCGTATTAGTAGGCCGTCCGGCACCTGATTTTACTGCAGCAGCTGTACTTGGTAACGGCGAAATCGTAGATAGCTTTAACCTAGCTGAAGCGATTAAAGGCAAGCCAACGGTAGTGTTCTTCTACCCACTTGATTTCACTTTTGTTTGCCCATCTGAGCTGATCGCTTTCGATCACCGCATTGAAGAATTCAAGAAGCGTGGCGTAGAAGTGATTGGTGTTTCAATCGATTCACAGTTCACTCACAACGCATGGCGTAACACTCCAGTCGCTGAAGGCGGCATAGGCCCAGTTCAGTACACTCTAGTTGCTGACGTTAAGCATGAGATCTGTAAAGCATACGACGTTGAGCATCCAGAAGCTGGTGTTGCTTTCCGTGGTTCTTTCCTAATCGACAAAGAAGGCATGGTTCGTCATCAAGTGGTTAACGATCTTCCACTAGGTCGTAACGTCGACGAAATGCTACGTATGATCGATGCACTTCAGTTCCACGAAGAGCACGGTGATGTTTGTCCTGCTGGTTGGGAAAAAGGCGACAAAGGTATGGACGCAAGCCCAGAAGGCGTTGCTTCTTACCTAACTGATAATGCTGATTCTCTATAA
- the tolQ gene encoding protein TolQ — MEAEISFIGLFLQASLLVKFVMLTLLSLSVISWAVIIQRRRLLNAAKQNALKFEDKFWSGVDLNKLYKELSSRQDSNTGLETLFHTGFKEYARLSKLNSKVPGAVMDGSYRAMRVSLSREMEKLETNLPLLATIGSTSPYIGLFGTVWGIMNSFIALGAVENATLAMVAPGIAEALIATAMGLFAAIPAVIAYNRFTTQVDSVEMSYANFMEEFSSILHRQAYSDRDES, encoded by the coding sequence TTGGAAGCTGAAATTTCATTTATAGGGTTATTTTTACAAGCCAGTTTATTAGTTAAATTTGTGATGCTCACCTTGCTGAGTCTGTCTGTGATCTCTTGGGCAGTTATCATTCAACGTCGTCGTTTATTGAATGCTGCAAAGCAAAATGCACTCAAGTTTGAGGATAAATTTTGGTCTGGAGTCGATCTCAATAAACTCTACAAAGAGTTATCGTCCAGACAAGATAGCAATACTGGATTAGAAACTTTGTTTCATACCGGTTTTAAAGAATATGCCAGATTAAGCAAGCTTAATAGCAAGGTTCCAGGGGCGGTGATGGACGGTAGTTATCGCGCCATGCGTGTATCCTTGTCTCGCGAGATGGAAAAGCTGGAAACCAACTTACCTCTGTTAGCCACAATCGGCTCTACCAGTCCGTATATCGGTCTATTCGGCACGGTTTGGGGGATCATGAATTCTTTTATCGCCTTAGGTGCGGTGGAAAATGCCACTCTAGCCATGGTGGCTCCAGGTATTGCCGAAGCCTTGATTGCGACGGCAATGGGTCTGTTTGCCGCTATTCCGGCCGTTATTGCCTATAACCGCTTCACGACTCAGGTGGACAGCGTTGAGATGTCCTATGCGAACTTCATGGAGGAGTTTTCCAGCATTTTGCATCGTCAAGCATACAGTGACAGGGATGAAAGCTAA
- a CDS encoding Na+/H+ antiporter family protein, whose protein sequence is MNAVVIAVCLMLGLSLARVNVVIALTVSALVAGLVGGMSLQQSVDAFNTGLGGGAQIALSYALLGAFAVALSHSGLTTLISRKVIALLGKEQNGANMNRVRWILLLAILAMAVSSQNLLPIHIAFIPILIPPLLHVMSKLKLDRRLVACVLTFGLVTTYMILPVGFGGIFLNDILLANLNSNNLNAVREQIPTAMMIPAMGMITGLLVAVFISYRKPREYKEEKILAAEPEETVSGRNIAIAAVAVASTLAVQLITGSMIFGALIGFIIFSFSGALKHVADQDIFNQGVRMMANIGFIMISAAGFAAVVKETGDVSSLVESLSTIIGDNKALAAFLMLLVGLLITMGIGSSFSTIPIIATIYVPLAMSFGFSVTATIALVGTAAALGDAGSPASDSTLGPTAGLNADGQHDHIKDSVIPTFIHYNIPLLVFGWIAAMVL, encoded by the coding sequence ATGAACGCAGTCGTCATCGCAGTTTGCCTTATGCTAGGACTCAGTTTAGCTCGGGTAAATGTTGTAATCGCACTCACGGTAAGTGCACTAGTCGCAGGTCTGGTTGGGGGGATGAGTCTTCAACAATCGGTAGATGCTTTTAACACTGGCCTAGGTGGTGGCGCACAGATTGCGTTAAGTTACGCATTGCTTGGCGCTTTTGCCGTCGCTCTGTCACATTCGGGCTTAACCACGCTCATTTCCAGAAAGGTGATCGCCTTACTCGGCAAAGAGCAGAACGGCGCGAATATGAATCGCGTTCGTTGGATCCTATTGCTGGCTATTCTGGCTATGGCGGTTTCTTCTCAGAACCTGCTGCCAATCCACATTGCCTTTATCCCCATTCTTATTCCACCACTATTACATGTCATGTCTAAGCTAAAATTGGACAGACGTTTGGTGGCCTGTGTACTCACCTTTGGCTTAGTGACTACCTACATGATATTGCCCGTTGGCTTCGGTGGTATCTTCTTAAATGACATATTACTGGCCAACCTCAACAGCAATAACCTCAATGCCGTACGAGAGCAGATACCCACAGCCATGATGATCCCTGCAATGGGCATGATAACGGGTTTATTAGTGGCGGTATTTATCAGCTACAGAAAGCCCCGTGAATATAAAGAAGAGAAGATTCTAGCCGCCGAGCCCGAAGAGACTGTAAGCGGTCGTAATATTGCCATCGCAGCTGTAGCTGTCGCATCGACGCTCGCGGTGCAGTTAATTACAGGCTCAATGATTTTCGGCGCCTTGATAGGTTTTATTATCTTCAGCTTCTCTGGCGCACTTAAGCATGTTGCCGATCAGGATATCTTTAACCAAGGCGTGCGCATGATGGCCAACATTGGCTTTATCATGATCTCTGCAGCCGGATTTGCTGCAGTAGTCAAAGAGACTGGTGATGTGAGCAGTTTAGTCGAATCTCTGAGCACTATCATAGGTGACAATAAAGCCCTCGCCGCCTTCTTGATGTTACTCGTGGGCTTACTCATTACCATGGGTATTGGCTCATCTTTCTCTACTATCCCGATTATCGCCACTATCTATGTGCCACTGGCCATGAGTTTTGGGTTCTCAGTCACCGCCACGATTGCGCTCGTAGGTACTGCTGCGGCGCTCGGGGATGCAGGCTCGCCAGCCTCTGACTCCACATTAGGCCCCACTGCAGGTCTGAACGCCGATGGACAGCACGATCACATTAAAGACAGTGTTATCCCAACCTTTATTCACTACAACATTCCATTATTAGTGTTTGGCTGGATAGCGGCTATGGTGCTGTAG
- the ybgC gene encoding tol-pal system-associated acyl-CoA thioesterase, which produces MFRWPISVYYEDTDASGVVYHSNYLNFFERARTEWLKAIGVKQTALLADDLAFVVKKAELNFCRAARFEQNLIVETVVIDLKKASLMFEQKLIDEQGVIYCEAKVLVACISLSRMRPRAIPQNIVQEFKVGS; this is translated from the coding sequence ATGTTTCGTTGGCCTATTTCTGTCTATTACGAAGATACCGATGCCAGTGGCGTTGTTTATCATTCAAATTATCTTAATTTTTTTGAGCGAGCTCGTACCGAATGGTTAAAGGCCATAGGGGTCAAGCAGACTGCTCTACTGGCCGATGATCTCGCCTTTGTAGTGAAAAAGGCCGAACTAAATTTTTGCCGTGCAGCTCGATTTGAGCAGAACCTTATCGTCGAAACGGTTGTCATAGACTTGAAGAAAGCATCCTTGATGTTTGAACAAAAGTTAATTGACGAGCAGGGTGTAATATATTGTGAGGCTAAAGTCTTAGTCGCCTGTATCTCTCTATCGCGCATGCGACCTCGTGCCATCCCACAAAATATAGTTCAGGAGTTTAAAGTTGGAAGCTGA
- the rnt gene encoding ribonuclease T: MSEICDANKLNHRFRGYFPVVIDVETAGFNSQTDALLEIAVTMLKMDDEGVLSLDNTLHYHIEPFEGANLEPDALAFNGIDPTNPLRGAVSEKEAFLEIFKEVKKAQKSAGCHRSIIVAHNAAFDHGFVSKAIERCALKRTPFHPFATFDTAALSGLALGHTVLAKACSIAGIDFDNSEAHSALYDTERTAELFCHIVNKWKALGGWPLAVNHDLDAAAEETN, from the coding sequence ATGAGCGAAATTTGCGACGCCAATAAATTAAATCACCGTTTTAGGGGCTATTTCCCTGTAGTCATCGACGTCGAGACTGCCGGCTTCAATTCCCAAACCGATGCGTTGCTTGAAATTGCCGTCACCATGCTGAAAATGGATGATGAAGGTGTACTCAGTTTAGACAACACTCTTCATTACCACATAGAACCTTTCGAAGGGGCTAATCTGGAACCTGACGCCCTCGCCTTCAATGGCATAGATCCGACCAACCCACTTCGTGGTGCGGTTAGCGAAAAGGAAGCCTTCCTCGAGATTTTTAAAGAAGTAAAAAAGGCTCAGAAATCCGCAGGCTGTCACAGAAGTATCATAGTCGCCCACAATGCAGCCTTCGATCATGGCTTTGTTTCCAAGGCGATTGAACGCTGTGCGCTAAAACGTACGCCTTTCCATCCTTTCGCCACGTTCGATACTGCCGCACTTTCTGGTTTAGCACTGGGCCATACTGTACTCGCCAAAGCTTGTTCAATTGCAGGCATAGACTTCGATAATAGCGAAGCTCACTCGGCGCTTTACGATACTGAACGTACCGCCGAGTTATTCTGTCATATCGTCAATAAGTGGAAAGCACTAGGTGGATGGCCATTAGCGGTTAATCATGACCTTGATGCAGCAGCTGAAGAGACAAACTAG
- the upp gene encoding uracil phosphoribosyltransferase: MKVVEVKHPLVRHKIGLMREGDISTKRFRELAAEVGSLLTYEATADFDTETVTIEGWNGPVQVEQIKGKKVTVVPILRAGLGMMDGVLENIPSARISVVGMYRDEETLQPVPYFEKLASDMPSRIALVVDPMLATGGSMISTIDLLKDRGCTAIKALVLVAAPEGVAALEKAHPDVELYTASIDDCLNEQGYILPGLGDAGDKIFGTK; encoded by the coding sequence ATGAAAGTTGTCGAGGTTAAACACCCATTAGTACGTCATAAAATAGGCTTAATGCGCGAAGGTGATATTAGCACTAAGCGTTTCCGTGAGTTAGCTGCGGAAGTGGGTAGCCTGCTGACCTACGAAGCGACTGCTGATTTTGATACCGAAACTGTCACCATTGAAGGTTGGAATGGTCCGGTTCAAGTGGAACAGATTAAAGGCAAGAAGGTCACAGTTGTGCCGATTCTTCGTGCAGGCCTTGGTATGATGGACGGTGTACTTGAAAATATTCCGAGTGCACGCATCTCAGTTGTTGGTATGTACCGCGATGAAGAGACGCTTCAGCCTGTACCTTACTTTGAAAAGCTTGCCAGCGACATGCCTTCTCGTATCGCATTGGTTGTAGACCCTATGCTGGCGACAGGTGGTTCAATGATATCAACTATCGATCTGTTAAAAGACCGTGGTTGTACTGCGATTAAAGCCTTGGTTTTAGTTGCAGCGCCTGAAGGGGTTGCAGCATTAGAGAAGGCTCACCCAGACGTTGAGCTTTACACGGCCTCTATCGATGATTGCCTGAACGAGCAGGGATACATTCTGCCAGGTCTTGGTGATGCTGGTGATAAGATATTCGGCACTAAGTAG
- the tolR gene encoding protein TolR gives MHQGYQRKRRRPVAEINVVPYIDVMLVLLIIFMVTAPIVTQGVKVDLPQATSESLPADSKPPIVASIDADGDYFLDVGSSSSKETLDLEEVAIRVGAIIQLEPERPVVVKADRSIAYEKVIQLMVSLQGAGVPSVGLMTDSPGE, from the coding sequence ATGCACCAGGGCTATCAGCGTAAACGCAGGCGCCCCGTTGCCGAGATAAATGTGGTGCCTTATATCGATGTGATGTTGGTATTACTTATTATCTTCATGGTGACGGCGCCAATAGTTACCCAAGGCGTAAAAGTGGATCTTCCTCAAGCAACATCCGAGTCGCTTCCTGCCGACAGTAAGCCGCCGATCGTCGCCTCTATCGATGCCGATGGGGATTACTTTTTGGATGTGGGCAGTTCAAGTTCTAAGGAAACATTAGATCTTGAAGAGGTCGCGATTCGTGTGGGCGCCATTATTCAATTGGAACCCGAGCGCCCTGTAGTGGTAAAAGCCGATAGAAGCATCGCCTATGAGAAAGTGATCCAGCTAATGGTGAGCTTACAAGGTGCAGGCGTTCCTTCGGTTGGTTTGATGACAGATTCACCTGGAGAGTAG
- a CDS encoding prolyl oligopeptidase family serine peptidase: MIFKNKLKKQHLLIASLALALMGCQATPQESEKKASSAAIAGDTIETIHGVQVADPYRFLEQDTEQTQAWVKTQQAEGKAYLSGIDNKQAVVDRITELWNYEKVSAPFEHGNNTFFYRNDGLQAQSVLYVKGANEDEKVVLDPNTLSSDGTVALSGVSVSGDGKTLAYGVSKSGSDWQQWQFVDVKTGTKLGDELKWIKFSKAVWNKDNSGVYYARYDAPAGGNLLADVNFNQKVYFHKLGTEQVSDTLVYERPQNKDWGFGIEVSEAGDYLLLSISQGTDTRNRFFYKSLEKPSEVVELITDLEAEYSFLGNDKSVFYFKTDLDAPNGKVIAIDVNRSDKANWQTVIAESSDPISNIAIINDHLVVSYLHDVLGKLSIFSMNGLKRQDVNLPGKGKVAGPYGKRSKDYFYYVFNSYVQPKTTYRFDFKTGKSSLYAEPKVSFSPDDYTSEQVFYTSKDGTRVPMMISYKKGMQKNGANPTLLYAYGGFAISLTPRFSPANIAWMDMGGIYAVPNLRGGAEYGESWHQAGMLDKKQNVFDDYYAAAEYLIDENYTNKTKLGAYGRSNGGLLMGAALTQRPELFAAVLPAVGVLDMLRFHKFTIGWAWTSEYGSADVAEQFPALLAYSPYHNVSERSYPATMVMTADHDDRVVPLHSFKFGAMMQAKQQGDAPIIMRIESKAGHGAGKPTSMKIDEFADIYSFLFESFGLKIPTKVN, translated from the coding sequence ATGATATTTAAAAACAAATTGAAAAAGCAGCACCTATTAATAGCGAGTTTAGCCTTGGCGCTTATGGGGTGTCAGGCTACTCCGCAAGAATCCGAGAAAAAAGCTTCATCCGCAGCAATTGCTGGAGATACCATAGAAACCATTCATGGTGTTCAAGTTGCAGACCCTTATCGTTTTCTTGAACAAGATACAGAGCAAACCCAAGCTTGGGTGAAAACCCAGCAAGCGGAGGGTAAAGCATACCTGTCAGGCATAGACAACAAGCAAGCCGTGGTCGACCGTATTACCGAGCTGTGGAATTATGAAAAAGTCTCCGCGCCTTTCGAGCACGGTAACAACACCTTCTTTTATAGGAACGATGGTCTTCAGGCACAATCTGTGCTTTATGTGAAAGGTGCCAATGAAGATGAGAAAGTGGTATTGGATCCAAACACGCTATCGAGTGATGGTACAGTGGCTCTGTCTGGAGTCTCGGTCAGTGGTGATGGAAAGACGTTAGCTTATGGTGTGTCTAAGTCGGGTTCGGATTGGCAACAGTGGCAATTTGTCGATGTCAAAACTGGGACTAAACTCGGTGACGAGCTTAAATGGATTAAATTTTCAAAAGCCGTGTGGAACAAAGATAATAGCGGTGTGTATTATGCGCGTTATGATGCGCCAGCTGGTGGCAACTTGCTGGCCGATGTTAACTTCAATCAGAAGGTTTATTTTCATAAACTAGGAACAGAGCAGGTGAGCGATACGCTTGTTTATGAGCGTCCGCAAAATAAAGACTGGGGTTTCGGTATTGAAGTCTCGGAAGCTGGTGACTATTTACTACTTTCTATCTCTCAAGGAACAGATACCCGTAATCGCTTCTTCTATAAGTCTCTTGAGAAGCCTTCAGAAGTGGTGGAGTTGATCACAGATCTTGAAGCCGAATACAGCTTCTTGGGCAATGATAAATCGGTATTCTATTTTAAGACAGATCTCGATGCACCGAACGGTAAAGTGATTGCCATCGATGTTAATCGTAGTGACAAAGCTAACTGGCAGACTGTTATTGCCGAGTCGAGTGATCCAATCAGCAATATCGCGATTATTAACGATCACTTGGTAGTGAGTTACTTGCATGATGTGCTCGGTAAACTATCCATTTTCAGCATGAATGGGTTAAAGCGCCAAGACGTTAATCTTCCTGGTAAAGGTAAGGTGGCAGGCCCCTACGGTAAGCGCAGTAAAGACTACTTTTATTATGTTTTTAATAGCTACGTGCAACCTAAGACTACCTACAGGTTTGATTTTAAGACGGGAAAATCATCTCTTTACGCGGAGCCAAAGGTGTCATTCAGTCCAGATGACTATACTTCGGAGCAAGTCTTTTACACCAGTAAAGATGGTACTCGTGTACCTATGATGATTTCATACAAGAAAGGCATGCAGAAAAATGGTGCAAACCCGACATTGCTCTATGCCTATGGTGGCTTCGCTATTTCGCTGACGCCAAGATTCAGTCCGGCTAATATAGCTTGGATGGATATGGGCGGGATCTATGCGGTACCCAACTTAAGGGGGGGCGCCGAGTATGGTGAGAGTTGGCATCAGGCAGGCATGCTAGATAAAAAGCAAAACGTGTTTGATGATTACTATGCGGCGGCTGAGTATTTAATCGATGAGAACTACACCAATAAAACTAAGCTTGGAGCCTATGGCCGTAGTAACGGTGGCTTGTTGATGGGAGCAGCACTGACTCAGCGTCCTGAGTTGTTTGCCGCCGTGTTGCCCGCAGTCGGAGTACTCGACATGCTCAGGTTCCACAAGTTTACTATAGGTTGGGCTTGGACCAGTGAATATGGCAGCGCCGATGTTGCTGAGCAATTTCCAGCTTTGCTGGCTTACTCTCCATACCATAATGTGAGTGAGCGTAGTTATCCAGCGACTATGGTGATGACAGCCGATCATGACGACAGAGTGGTTCCGCTGCATAGCTTTAAGTTTGGTGCCATGATGCAGGCCAAACAGCAGGGAGATGCGCCTATCATCATGCGTATCGAGTCGAAGGCGGGTCATGGTGCTGGTAAGCCAACATCGATGAAGATCGATGAATTTGCAGATATTTATAGCTTTCTATTTGAAAGTTTCGGTTTAAAAATACCGACAAAAGTTAATTGA
- the purM gene encoding phosphoribosylformylglycinamidine cyclo-ligase — translation MSTPTQLSYKDAGVDIDAGNALVDNIKTAVKRTHRPEVMGNLGGFGALCELPTKYKHPVLVSGTDGVGTKLRLAIDFKKHDTVGIDLVAMCSNDLIVSGAEPLFFLDYYATGKLDVDAATAVVKGIAEGCVQSGCALIGGETAEMPGMYEGDDYDLAGFCVGVVEKADIIDGTKVVAGDSLIALASSGPHSNGFSLIRKVLEVSKANPQDDLEGKPLIDHLLEPTKIYVKSLLKLLEQTDVHAMAHITGGGFWENIPRVLPDDCKAVVKGDSWQWPSIFNWMMENGNISEFEMYRTFNCGVGMVVALPSEKVEAALELLNAEGEQAWLIGDIAKRSGDEEQVEIL, via the coding sequence GTGAGCACTCCTACACAGCTTAGCTATAAAGATGCAGGTGTCGATATCGACGCCGGAAATGCACTAGTCGATAATATTAAAACTGCCGTGAAACGTACCCACCGTCCAGAAGTTATGGGCAACTTAGGTGGATTCGGCGCTCTTTGTGAGCTTCCGACTAAGTACAAACACCCAGTGCTTGTTTCTGGTACCGATGGTGTTGGCACCAAGTTAAGATTGGCAATCGACTTTAAGAAGCACGACACTGTCGGTATCGACCTTGTCGCCATGTGCTCTAACGATTTAATCGTTTCAGGCGCCGAGCCACTTTTCTTCCTCGATTACTATGCAACGGGCAAGCTAGACGTTGATGCTGCCACTGCAGTCGTAAAAGGCATTGCCGAAGGCTGTGTACAGTCAGGCTGTGCACTTATCGGTGGTGAAACAGCCGAGATGCCAGGCATGTATGAAGGTGATGATTATGATCTAGCCGGCTTCTGTGTCGGTGTTGTAGAAAAAGCAGACATCATCGACGGCACTAAAGTCGTTGCCGGTGACTCACTCATCGCCCTAGCCTCAAGCGGTCCTCACTCAAACGGTTTTTCATTAATCCGTAAGGTACTCGAAGTCAGCAAGGCTAACCCTCAAGATGATCTTGAAGGCAAGCCACTGATAGACCACCTGCTTGAGCCGACAAAAATCTACGTGAAATCACTGCTTAAGTTACTCGAACAAACCGATGTACACGCTATGGCACACATCACAGGCGGTGGATTCTGGGAAAACATCCCACGCGTCCTTCCTGATGACTGTAAAGCCGTTGTTAAAGGTGATTCATGGCAGTGGCCAAGCATCTTCAACTGGATGATGGAAAACGGTAACATTTCTGAATTCGAGATGTATCGTACCTTCAACTGTGGGGTGGGTATGGTTGTCGCACTGCCATCTGAAAAAGTTGAAGCAGCACTTGAGCTTCTAAATGCTGAAGGCGAGCAAGCTTGGCTAATCGGTGACATAGCTAAGCGCAGTGGTGACGAAGAGCAAGTGGAGATCCTGTAA
- a CDS encoding flagellar protein MotY, with protein MWLRVLLASTLCVPFFATAELRHYVASLDQSQWKLSGNTPIICRLEHDIPAYGKAVFTSTAGKNHNLTFTLDMWVKPDQVTQATLMSMAPAWRPGIMSKEITELTYQKYFSGEVPRNAAWSMLAELERGMEPTFYYADWYNQSNKVAVGLSAVNFNRNYRDFKACLAGLLPYSFDDIAFTVLTYEFGGSELTRFSKAQIAKVQEYLAYDSEVELVLIDAYTDSYGGRSSNQKVSEQRADSVKNFFLSAGINQDRIYTVGHGERRHVASNATIDERGRNRRVVIRISKPM; from the coding sequence ATGTGGCTTAGAGTATTGCTTGCGTCAACATTATGCGTGCCTTTTTTTGCGACAGCAGAATTGCGCCATTATGTTGCCTCTCTCGATCAGTCTCAGTGGAAGCTGAGTGGCAATACGCCGATCATATGTCGTCTCGAACATGATATTCCCGCTTATGGTAAAGCGGTATTTACCAGCACAGCAGGTAAAAACCATAACTTGACCTTCACTTTAGATATGTGGGTTAAGCCGGATCAAGTTACTCAAGCTACCTTGATGAGTATGGCACCGGCTTGGAGACCGGGGATCATGTCTAAAGAGATCACCGAACTGACCTATCAGAAATATTTCAGTGGTGAAGTGCCACGCAATGCTGCCTGGTCAATGCTTGCCGAGCTTGAACGCGGCATGGAGCCTACTTTTTACTATGCAGATTGGTATAACCAATCTAATAAGGTTGCCGTTGGCCTCTCTGCGGTAAATTTTAATCGTAATTATAGAGATTTTAAGGCTTGTCTTGCAGGATTGTTGCCTTATAGTTTCGACGATATTGCTTTTACTGTATTGACCTATGAGTTTGGTGGTTCAGAGCTAACTCGCTTCTCCAAAGCACAAATTGCCAAAGTGCAAGAGTATCTTGCCTATGATTCTGAAGTAGAGCTGGTATTGATCGATGCTTATACAGATAGTTATGGTGGTCGCTCAAGTAATCAAAAAGTCTCAGAGCAGCGCGCAGATTCTGTGAAGAATTTCTTCTTATCGGCGGGTATCAATCAAGACCGTATCTACACCGTTGGCCATGGGGAGCGTCGTCACGTTGCCTCGAATGCAACCATAGATGAACGAGGCAGAAACAGACGAGTTGTCATTAGGATTAGTAAACCAATGTAG
- the purN gene encoding phosphoribosylglycinamide formyltransferase, whose translation MSSSCRVLVLISGNGSNLQAIIDDCDDHLEAEIVGVISNKPDAYGLIRAHQSEIDTSCVIVRKDEARSEYDARLKLAIDRYQPNLIVLAGFMRILSDEFVQGFEGRMINIHPSLLPKYTGLNTHQRAIDAKDTEHGASVHFVTPELDSGPVILQAKVPVYDEDTADTLAEKVHQQEHAIYPMVVKWFSQNRLEMKDGQAFLDSKALENMGYAAD comes from the coding sequence ATGTCCTCAAGCTGTCGCGTTTTAGTATTAATCTCAGGTAATGGTAGCAACTTGCAGGCGATCATCGATGATTGTGATGATCACCTCGAAGCTGAAATCGTCGGTGTTATCAGTAACAAGCCCGATGCTTACGGTCTTATCCGTGCTCACCAGAGCGAGATTGATACTAGCTGTGTGATTGTTCGAAAGGATGAAGCAAGATCTGAATATGACGCTCGATTAAAGCTTGCCATAGACAGATATCAGCCAAATCTGATTGTCTTAGCCGGCTTTATGCGGATATTAAGCGATGAATTTGTACAAGGTTTCGAAGGACGAATGATCAATATTCACCCTTCTCTTCTGCCTAAGTACACAGGGCTTAATACCCACCAGCGTGCTATCGATGCTAAAGACACCGAACATGGCGCCAGCGTACACTTTGTGACGCCGGAGCTAGACTCGGGTCCTGTCATTTTGCAGGCTAAGGTGCCTGTCTATGATGAAGATACCGCCGATACCTTAGCTGAGAAAGTTCATCAGCAAGAGCATGCTATCTATCCTATGGTCGTTAAATGGTTTAGCCAGAATCGACTCGAGATGAAAGATGGTCAGGCATTTCTCGACAGTAAAGCACTCGAAAACATGGGCTACGCTGCGGACTAA
- the tolA gene encoding cell envelope integrity protein TolA: MAAKSDFTLPLIISAGIHIGVLVILIMGVDVSEKPKPQPQMSAPAMKAVVVDQKLVAQHVEKLKAEKRETARKEKARQDELERQATEARQQREREQAQIKTLERERKQKEVETKNALAAAKAAQLKQKQENEKAQQAEAERKQKDKERKASEEAAKKAEAKRKQEEAVAKKAADERKRKAEAERKRKEEADRKRKAEERERQLQEQMMQDALAAEQTALSQTRNRQVMSEVQRYTSMIRATIQRNLVVDESMRGKSCRVFIRLANDGFVTGTKILSGDSVVCRATKAAINKAGRLPVSSEPDVYNKLKEINLTVQPEFN, encoded by the coding sequence GTGGCAGCTAAATCAGATTTTACGTTACCTTTAATCATTTCAGCTGGTATTCATATTGGCGTGTTAGTAATCCTCATCATGGGCGTGGATGTCTCTGAGAAGCCGAAACCTCAGCCTCAAATGAGTGCCCCGGCGATGAAGGCTGTGGTGGTCGATCAGAAATTGGTGGCTCAGCATGTCGAGAAATTAAAGGCTGAGAAAAGAGAGACAGCTCGTAAAGAGAAGGCTCGCCAGGATGAATTGGAACGCCAAGCGACTGAGGCTCGTCAACAAAGAGAGCGCGAACAAGCTCAAATTAAGACTTTAGAACGTGAGCGTAAACAGAAAGAGGTAGAGACTAAGAATGCACTGGCAGCGGCAAAAGCGGCTCAGTTAAAGCAGAAACAAGAGAATGAGAAGGCGCAGCAGGCCGAAGCTGAACGTAAGCAGAAAGACAAAGAACGTAAGGCTTCTGAAGAAGCGGCAAAGAAGGCAGAGGCTAAACGTAAACAGGAAGAGGCTGTAGCTAAGAAAGCCGCCGATGAGCGTAAACGTAAGGCGGAGGCTGAACGAAAGCGTAAAGAGGAAGCCGATCGTAAACGTAAGGCGGAGGAGAGAGAGCGCCAACTGCAAGAGCAGATGATGCAAGATGCCTTGGCTGCTGAACAGACCGCACTGTCTCAAACTCGTAACAGGCAGGTGATGAGTGAAGTGCAGCGCTATACCAGCATGATTAGGGCGACCATTCAGCGGAATTTAGTGGTTGATGAGTCGATGCGCGGAAAGAGTTGTAGGGTCTTTATTCGCCTTGCTAATGATGGTTTTGTTACAGGAACTAAGATACTGTCCGGGGATTCTGTAGTATGCCGTGCGACAAAGGCTGCGATTAATAAGGCTGGGCGCCTGCCTGTATCGAGTGAACCAGACGTATATAACAAGCTCAAAGAAATTAATTTAACTGTTCAACCGGAATTCAATTAA